The following are encoded together in the Arvicanthis niloticus isolate mArvNil1 chromosome 11, mArvNil1.pat.X, whole genome shotgun sequence genome:
- the Slc4a1ap gene encoding kanadaptin isoform X3, which yields MADTPQLEAPAPQQVSSEFKKPVLPVSPAVRSKAPASSPSVPEDVRKECPTAQLDSGCGEPEVPPPQRDSEETGEPPVEQLRSPRVAPASGGPTRAPPYQEPSWGSPATAPYSLETLKGGTILGTRSLKDTSSCLFGRLASCDICLEHPSVSRYHAVLQHRGSDPCGDSEGPGQGFYLYDLGSTHGTFLNKTRIPPRTYCRVHVGHVIRFGGSTRLFILQGPEEDREAESELTVTQLKELRKQQQMLLEKKMLGEDSDEEEEADTTEGKRNTSGQDDEMGCTWGMGEDAVEDEAEENPIALEFQQDREAFYIKDPKKALQGFFDREGEELEYEFDEQGHSTWLCRVRLPVDDSTGKQLVAEAIHSGKKKEAMIQCSLEACRILDTLGLLRQEAVSRKRKAKNWEDEDFYDSDDDTFLDRTGLIEKKRLNRMKKAGKIEEKPETFESLVAKLNDAERELTEISERLKASSKVLSAASSQDSLDAFMSEMKSGSTLDGVSRKKLHLRTFELRKEQQRLKGLIKLVKPAEIPELKQTELQTTNADNKTKKLALPLFGAMKGGSKFKLKTGTVGKLPPKRPELPPALMQMKDEPEVEEEEEEEEVEEKAKEEHEERVEDGGVRLPQEPELEAAVEHPRAPSEPSCSKETKSHESISQLSHVEQSKDYQELGKIMSSCEDPSAAPENEYKKDKEELKKKKSPGPGKFPPILSSKYPEDDPDYCVWVPPEALHEPG from the exons ATGGCTGATACTCCTCAGCTAGAAGCGCCAGCACCTCAGCAAGTCAGTAGCGAGTTTAAGAAACCTGTTTTGCCGGTGTCTCCCGCAGTGCGGAGTAAGGCTCCGGCCTCCAGTCCCTCGGTTCCTGAGGATGTGAGGAAGGAATGTCCCACGGCGCAGCTGGACTCTGGATGCGGGGAGCCTGAGGTCCCGCCCCCGCAGCGGGACAGCGAGGAGACTGGGGAGCCACCGGTGGAGCAGCTCCGCTCCCCGCGGGTAGCTCCTGCTTCTGGTGGTCCGACCCGGGCTCCTCCATACCAAGAGCCATCGTGGGGCAGCCCAGCCACAGCTCCCTACAGTCTCGAAACCCTGAAGGGTGGCACCATCCTTGGCACCCGCTCCTTGAAAGATACGAGCAGTTGCCTTTTTGGGAGACTTGCTAGCTGTGACATATGCCTGGAGCATCCTTCCGTGTCTCGGTACCATGCTGTACTACAGCACCGGGGGTCGGATCCCTGCGGAGACTCTGAGGGTCCAGGGCAGGGCTTTTATCTCTATGATCTGGGAAGTACCCATGGCACTTTCCTCAACAAAACTCGCATTCCACCCCGCACTTACTGTAGAGTCCATGTCGGGCACGTTATTCGCTTTGGAGGCAGCACTCGGCTCTTTATCCTTCAG GGACCAGAGGAAGACCGAGAGGCAGAATCTGAATTAACAGTAACACAGTTGAAGGAACTTCGCAAACAGCAGCAGATGTTATTGGAGAAGAAGATGTTAGGTGAAGActcagatgaagaagaggaagcagataCCACTGAAGGGAAGAGAAATACAAGTGGTCAAGATGATGAGATGGGCTGCACGTGGGGAATGG GAGAAGATGCTGTAGAGGACGAGGCCGAAGAGAACCCCATTGCCTTGGAGTTTCAGCAGGACCGGGAGGCGTTTTATATAAAGGATCCAAAGAAGGCACTTCAAGGCTTCTTTGACCGAGAAG gaGAAGAATTAGAATATGAATTTGACGAGCAGGGACACAGCACTTGGCTCTGCAGGGTGAG GTTACCTGTAGATGATTCAACTGGGAAGCAGCTGGTGGCTGAGGCCATTCactcaggaaagaagaaagaagccatgATACAGTGCTCCCTGGAAGCTTGTCGGATCCTTGATACATTGGGCTTGCTACGGCAGGAAGCAG tatctCGGAAAAGGAAAGCCAAGAACTGGGAAGATGAGGATTTTTATGATAGTGACGATGATACATTCCTCGATAGGACTGGCCTGATAGAGAAGAAGCGCTTGAACCGGATGAAGAAGGCTGGGAAGATTGAGGAGAAGCCAGAAACTTTTGAGTCACTG GTTGCAAAGTTAAATGATGCTGAAAGAGAACTCACCGAAATTTCTGAAAGGCTCAAGGCTTCAAGCAAAG TTCTATCAGCAGCATCATCTCAGGATTCTTTAGATGCGTTCATGTCAGAAATGAAGTCAGGGAGCACATTAGATGGGGTGTCCCGGAAGAAACTTCACCTGAGGACTTTTGAATTACGAAAAGAACAACAGAGACTTAAAGGGTTAATAAAACTTGTAAAGCCGGCAGAGATCCCAGAGCTAAAACA GACTGAACTTCAAACTACAAATGCAGACAACAAAACTAAGAAACTTGCATTGCCTCTCTTTGGTGCCATGAAAGGAGGAagcaaatttaaattaaaaactggaACAGTAGGG AAGTTGCCACCCAAGCGTCCAGAACTCCCTCCAGCTTTAATGCAAATGAAGGATGAACCTgaagtagaagaggaagaagaagaggaagaagtggaggagaaAGCAAAGGAAGAGCATGAAGAACGAGTGGAGGATGGAGGTGTCAGGCTACCTCAGGAGCCAGAGCTGGAAGCAGCAGTGGAGCACCCGAGAGCTCCCTCAGAGCCCTCGTGCTCTAAGGAGACGAAAAGTCATG AAAGCATATCTCAACTCAGCCACGTGGAACAGAGTAAAGATTATCAAGAGTTGGGCAAAATAATGTCATCATGTGAGGACCCTTCAG CAGCACCagagaatgaatataaaaaagacaaagaggagttgaagaaaaagaaatctcctGGGCCAGGCAAA tTTCCACCCATACTTTCTTCCAAATATCCTGAGGATGACCCAGACTACTGTGTGTGGGTCCCACCTGAAG CACTGCATGAGCCGGGGTAG